From a single Rutidosis leptorrhynchoides isolate AG116_Rl617_1_P2 chromosome 5, CSIRO_AGI_Rlap_v1, whole genome shotgun sequence genomic region:
- the LOC139848896 gene encoding protein ALP1-like, producing MPEYFTYFSQRVDAIGRPTFTTLQKCTSAIRQLAYGTAPDMWDEYLQMSEQTSILCLDYFCMCVITLYKREYMQSPNAHDVARLCSAHEERHGFKGMLGSIDCMHWEWRNCPVALKGQYTRGDHKKPTLMLEVVASYDLWIWHALFGMAGSNNDINVLNQSPIFDKLKNGTFSSAPFKVNGHEYSKGYYLANGIYPDWATLIKGYSCPTEEPTIKFTRFQASARKDIERAFGVLQGRFHIIRIDSRSMSANMMRRVMECCLILHNMILEDNGFALSKWEERFTTEEMENGMERIRNRGRDRDIIAREIRDRDMHNQLTEDLVEHIWNLPSTFRNAN from the coding sequence ATGCCAGAATATTTTACCTACTTTTCTCAACGAGTTGATGCTATTGGTAGGCCTACATTTACTACTTTACAAAAATGTACGTCGGCTATACGCCAATTGGCGTATGGCACCGCTCCTGATATGTGGGATGAATATTTGCAAATGAGTGAGCAAACATCAATACTATGTCTAGATTACTTTTGTATGTGTGTTATTACTTTGTACAAAAGGGAATACATGCAATCTCCGAATGCACACGATGTTGCTAGATTATGTAGTGCACACGAGGAGAGACATGGGTTTAAGGGTATGCTCGGGAGTATAGATTGTATGCACTGGGAGTGGAGGAATTGTCCTGTTGCTTTAAAAGGACAATACACTAGGGGTGATCACAAGAAACCGACCCTTATGCTTGAAGTTGTTGCTTCATATGACTTGTGGATTTGGCATGCTCTTTTTGGGATGGCGGGTTCCAACAATGATATTAACGTTTTGAACCAATCACCTATATTTGATAAACTTAAGAACGGAACATTTTCATCCGCACCATTTAAGGTAAATGGGCATGAATATAGCAAAGGATATTACCTTGCGAATGGTATATATCCCGATTGGGCAACTTTAATTAAAGGATATTCGTGTCCTACTGAAGAACCAACGATTAAGTTTACAAGATTTCAAGCTAGTGCCCGAAAGGATATAGAGAGGGCGTTTGGGGTTCTTCAAGGTCGTTTTCATATTATACGCATAGATTCACGAAGTATGTCAGCTAACATGATGCGAAGAGTGATGGAATGTTGTCTCATATTACATAACATGATACTTGAAGATAACGGCTTTGCACTTTCTAAATGGGAAGAAAGATTCACTACCGAAGAAATGGAAAATGGTATGGAACGTATACGAAACAGAGGACGGGATCGAGATATCATCGCAAGAGAAATAAGGGATCGAGATATGCACAACCAACTTACCGAGGATTTAGTCGAGCATATTTGGAACCTTCCATCCACTTTTCGCAATgcgaattag